A window of Gorilla gorilla gorilla isolate KB3781 chromosome 5, NHGRI_mGorGor1-v2.1_pri, whole genome shotgun sequence genomic DNA:
GTTTTTccgttttatatgtatatgccactttttttttgttttgttttatttcgttttgagacggagtctcgctctgtctggagtgcagtggcacaatctcggctcactgcaacctccacctccagggttcaagcgattctcctgcctcagcctccggtgtagctgggactacaggcgcctgccaccacacccggctaatttttgtatttttagtagagacggggtttcaccgtattggtcagcctggtcttgaactcctgacctcaggtgatctgcctgactctgcctcccaaagtgctgggattacaggcttgagccaccatgcccagactatgccacttgtttttgttgttgttgttgttgttgttttgagacggcgtctcactcagtcacccaggctgcagtgcagtggtgcgatctcggctcactgcaagctccgcctcctgggttcacgccttctcctgcctcagcctcccaagtagctgggactacaggcgcccgccaccatgcccagctaatttttttatatttttactagagatggggtttcaccatgttagccaggatggtctcgatctcctgacctcgtgatccgcccgcctcggcctccgaaagtgctgggattacaggcgtgagccactgcacctggcccaactcAAGGTCTTcaaccttaatcacatctgcaaatttCCCTTTGCCATGGAAGGCAATGTCCTCACAGGTACCTGGGATTAGGGAGTAGACATTTTGGGGTACCcatattctgcctaccacaatgaGAGATTCTACTTTCAAACAAAACCAGCACAAACTCTTTGGAATAACTGCAGAAGGAAAAAATTTATTCAGAATCAGTTCTACCATCTTCATCTGGCTTACTGTCACTGCCACATTCAGGAAAGATGTTTTTTTTCAGTGACTTTTGTTTTGCTATCTGTTCATTAGAATGCTAATTAGGtaatcactattctactctaAATTAGCTAATCATGTTACActctaaattttgtttaaaaaaagtttgattaaaaatgaaaatgattgcaaaaataataaatcataaaattataCATCTTTTGAGATGTTTATACACTTTTGGGCTATAGCtaacaactttatttatttatttatttatttatttatttatttatttatttattgtgaggcagagtctcgctctgtcacccaggctggagtgcggtggcgcgatctcggctcactgcaacctccacctcccaggttcaacctattctcatgcctcagcctcccgagtagctgggattacaggcgcctgctaccacgcctggctaattttttgtattttagtagagacgtggtctcaccatgttggccaggctggtctcaaactcctgacctcaagtgatccacctgcctcggcctccaaaagtgccgggattacaggcgtgagccaccacgcctggccgctaACAACTAATTTTAAAGTATCACACACTGTAACATGGCTCTGGCGTAGGTTACTAGCACACAGCTCACTCCATATTCGACCCCCCATGCTAATTTGACAACACCCAAGCTGGTCTATATCCTGTTCAATGAGATGAGACGAGTTAACTAATCACGGGCTTGGATCTTGAGGCAGTATCAAATTGATATAAACGTTTTGAAACCCCTACTCCCAATTTTTATACTTCCCTTGTTGTGGAAGGGTTACAGACAATTTGTAGACCAGCACCAGGCCATAGATGACACATTCAATAGCACAGGTCTAGGATTTTACCAGAGTGTCCCAAACACCTCTCCCAGGCTGAGCACAGGGTTATCCTGGCCAGCATCCTAGACAGCCTCAGAGAGTGTCCTATGGGACAGGATCGTGTCCACAGGTCCATAGGCCTGTGACTCTCTCCAGGGAGGACCTTCCAGGGCAGTCTCTGGGATGAGGAATGACTCAGCCTCAGGCACCCTCTCCTCCAGGCCCCTCCCAGCCCTTTccccttctttccccttctccccacctccTGGACTCCAGTTAGGTATGTAGACCTAGTCTGCTAGGTCGAGACACTGATAATCCCTACTTCCTCTCCCAGCCTTGGTTCCAACCCGACTTTCTTTTCCTTCGCCACCCCGCCACCCGCCAACAGCCAATGCCTTTTCGACCTCAACAGTCCCCATCACTTTTCCAGAGACAGCCATTCCCCACCTCCACCAAGGGCTCTAAGCACAGGTGGGTCTGGATCTTCCTGGGAAGGTGAACAGCAGGAGTGGTGCGCAGCCAGTTCACAGAGTCCCAGAGTCAAGAGGGGCTGTGAAAGGCATTCCCTAGGCTGCTGAGGCTTGGGGTCCAGGGCTGTGCAGCAGAACTGGGAGGGGCAGGGATCTGAAAACTACCCTTCAAATTCCCCACAAGAGGCTCCCTTCCCAAGTCCCAAGGGCATAAGAAAGAGAATGGAGGGCAGAGAGCCGGAGGGGCCCGAAGCATCATGGCCATGTCCACTCTTAGGAGGCTCGGATGGGTGCCCATCCAAAGACTCGAGTGCCTCCTGAGTCCTCTTCCAGTGCTCCTCCTAGACTCAAGGATACAACTGCAGGGGCCCAGTAGAGCCCAGGCCACAGGTGTGTCTAATTCTGAGCCAGAGGACTTCACAGTTCAGTCCTCACCCCTCAAATCAGTTTTCTTCTCTGGGCTCATGGGCTCTGTTCCCAGTCTGATCCAACTCCCCCATCCAGCTCTCCTGCCGGCAGGCACAAGTGAGGTCTGCCACTCACTAACCACAGCTCTTTCTCCTCcctggcagcctctgcctccacacAGACCTCCTGGATTCCCCGCGACCTGGTCTCTTCACAGACCCAGACCCAGAGCTGTATGCCTCCCACTGGAGGACCCAGACAAGCCCCTGAGTCTCCATCTACCATCACTGTCCCTTCACAGTGAGTTTTGGGGTGCCCGTAGCCACACAGGCCTGGGCGGGGGCTGGCAGATGGAGACTTGCCTCCCCAGCCCGTCCTCTCCCCTTCCTgtccctctgccttccaggccacAGAACTCCACGCTCCGCCCTGGCCCTGCAGCCCCCAGTGCCCTGGTGCCTGTGCTCTGTGGACTCCTCGTAGCCAAGAGCCTGGTGCTGTCAGCCCTGCTCGTCTGGTGGTGAGTGTGGTGTGGGTTGGACTCGGGGAAAATGGAACAGGGAACAGCTTCTGCCCAGGATAGAGGGTCAGAGGGGAATCGGCCAGAGAACAGAGGTGGAAATTATAATCGGCAGAGCTCTCCAAATTAAAGCCCTCATGGAGTCCATCCATCTGACATGTCACACAGGCTCACCTTTGTCCTTCAGCTGCAAACTTGCAGGAATCTCATCcatgtttctctgtctctgtgttttctcctctctctctctccctctctctctctctttcttccccctgctcccttttcctccctttccctctccattcctccccctccctctttcccattccacccccttcctctctccctgtctctctgcccctccctcctctcctcttcttccctctacctttctccttccctctcccgtGTCCTTCCACTCCCCCATCCCTCCATCAGAAACACAGACCTACACAGCTGGAAAGTCCCTCCCACTACCTGCCCTTCCAGGCAAGCCCAAGTCCAGGGACTCCCTAAAGCTACCATCCCAGGACTCCGCCTCATTCTAGTCCTGAGGGAGAGAGGGTAGATACAGGAGGGAAACAGCCCCCAGGTAGAAGGTGACACATGGGAAAAACCATAGGTGGGGCTGAGTGAAAGGTGCAGGGACAACTCAGTCAGGCCAGGAGCCGGCTTGCTGGAGGAGGGGCAGGCTTGGGGAGAGGGACAGGGTGTGAGAACGGATTCAAGTCACTTCATGTATTTCTCCCCTCATCTCAAGGGTTTTAAGGAATCGGCACATGCAGCATCAAGGGAGGTCTCTGCTGCACCCAGCTcagcccaggccccaggcccaTAGACGCTTCCCACTGAGCCACAGGGCCCCAGGTGGGCGGCCAGCCTCCAACAAGGCTGGGCTCCCAGGAGCTCCTCCCTGACTTCTGACCTCTGCTGTTATCCACAAAGAAAAGGCCAGGACTTGATCCAAGGCCTTTGGCCACGCCCTCCCTGCAGAGCTGCAGAACCCAGGCCCTCTACTTGCTCACCCTCAGTTTACACTGCGGCCAGCACCCCGTTGTGGGAGCAAAGCCCAGCGCCTGCAGCATCTTTCTACCAAACCTGAGTCACTGATGACAATCcctcttccctgcctcctcctcctatcTATAGCccctgataaaagaaaaacttgaggcctggaacactggtggctgacacctgtaataccaccactgtgggaggccaaggctaaaGGAGTTcccagttgcagtgagccacgatcatgccactgcactccagcctgagccacggagtgagaccttgtctctaaa
This region includes:
- the NCR2 gene encoding natural cytotoxicity triggering receptor 2 isoform X3; protein product: MAWRAPHPLLLLLLLFPGSQARSKAQLLQSVAGQTLTVRCQYPPTGRLYEKKGWCKEASALVCIRLVTSSKPRTVARTSRFAIWDDPDAGFFTVTMTDLREEDSGHYWCRIYRPSDNSVSKSVRFYLVVSPASASTQTSWIPRDLVSSQTQTQSCMPPTGGPRQAPESPSTITVPSQPQNSTLRPGPAAPSALVPVLCGLLVAKSLVLSALLVWWVLRNRHMQHQGRSLLHPAQPRPQAHRRFPLSHRAPGGRPASNKAGLPGAPP